In Cervus elaphus chromosome 5, mCerEla1.1, whole genome shotgun sequence, the following proteins share a genomic window:
- the PRKAB1 gene encoding 5'-AMP-activated protein kinase subunit beta-1, whose translation MGNTSSERAALDRQGGHKTPRRDSSGGSKDGDRPKILMDSPEDADLFHSEEIKAPEKEEFLAWQHDLEVNDKAPAQARPTVFRWTGGGKEVYLSGSFNNWSKLPLTRSHNNFVAILDLPEGEHQYKFFVDGQWTHDPSEPVVTSQLGTVNNIIQVKKTDFEVFDALMVDSQKCSDVSELSSSPPGPYHQEPYVSKPEERFKAPPILPPHLLQVILNKDTGISCDPALLPEPNHVMLNHLYALSIKDGVMVLSATHRYKKKYVTTLLYKPI comes from the exons ATGGGCAACACGAGCAGCGAGCGCGCTGCGCTGGACCGGCAGGGCGGCCACAAGACACCCCGAAGGGACAGCTCGGGGGGCTCCAAGGATGGAGACAGGCCCAAGATCCTGATGGACAGTCCCGAGGACGCCGACCTCTTTCACTCTGAGGAAATCAAG GCTCCAGAGAAGGAAGAGTTCCTGGCCTGGCAGCACGATCTGGAAGTGAACGACAAAGCTCCCGCCCAGGCTCGGCCAACTGTTTTTCGATGGACGGGTGGTGGAAAGGAAGTTTACTTGTCTGGGTCCTTTAACAACTGGAGTAAACTTCCCCTCACAAGAAG CCACAATAACTTTGTAGCCATCCTGGATCTGCCGGAAGGAGAGCATCAGTACAAGTTCTTTGTGGATGGTCAGTGGACACACGACCCTTCCGAG CCAGTCGTCACCAGCCAGCTTGGCACAGTCAACAACATCATTCAAGTGAAGAAAACTGACTTTGAAGTGTTTGATGCTTTAATGGTGGATTCCCAAAAGTGCTCCGACGTTTCTG AGTTGTCCAGTTCCCCGCCGGGACCCTACCATCAGGAGCCCTACGTCTCGAAACCAGAGGAGCGGTTTAAAGCGCCTCCCATCCTCCCACCACATCTCCTCCAAGTCATCCTAAACAAGGACACGGGCATTTCT TGTGATCCAGCTTTGCTGCCTGAGCCCAACCACGTCATGTTGAACCACCTCTATGCACTCTCTATCAAG GATGGAGTGATGGTGCTCAGCGCGACCCACCGGTACAAGAAAAAATACGTCACCACCTTGTTATACAAACCCATATGA